From the Brassica napus cultivar Da-Ae chromosome A8, Da-Ae, whole genome shotgun sequence genome, one window contains:
- the BNAA08G11070D gene encoding protein CASPARIAN STRIP INTEGRITY FACTOR 2, whose protein sequence is MGLLPLVKKLGFVFLLVSAFALSFAGRPSILIYIQDDTHQELVERRIHEHERILRMNSRDYGHFSPKHKLHRPPSKLIPN, encoded by the exons ATGGGTTTATTGCCACTGGTGAAGAAACTAGGTTTCGTCTTTCTTCTTGTTTCAGCGTTTGCtctctcttttgcag GCCGACCATCCATTCTAATTTATATCCAAGACGATACACATCAAGAG TTGGTGGAAAGAAGGATACATGAACATGAGAGGATTCTAAGGATGAATTCCAGAGACTATGGTCACTTCAGCCCTAAACATAAGCTCCACAGGCCTCCTTCCAAGCTTATTCCCAACTGA
- the LOC125576937 gene encoding uncharacterized protein LOC125576937, whose amino-acid sequence MQPEVFLDLCDKIENQYKMKSSRNMSVKESVAIFLYICGHNATQRSVMRMFGHSQESIFRKFHEVLDVMELMAIDMFKPDPTNLTQVHRKLQSDRHYGSNFKGCIGAMDGTHVPVMVSGRDQQRYWNRKNQCSMNILGICNLDMLFTYAYVGVPGSAHDAKVLALAMEDPIFPHPPLGKYYLVDSGYALRRGYLAPYRQSRYHHGQFQNQAPYRSYFSASTFRQILSCC is encoded by the coding sequence ATGCAGCCAGAGGTATTTCTTGATCTATGTGACAAGATAGAGAATCAATACAAGATGAAATCTTCACGAAATATGTCGGTGAAAGAGAGTGTTGCAATATTTTTGTACATCTGCGGTCACAATGCCACTCAGAGAAGCGTCATGAGAATGTTTGGACACTCACAAGAGAGCATATTTAGAAAGTTTCATGAAGTTCTTGATGTCATGGAACTTATGGCAATAGATATGTTCAAGCCGGATCCAACAAATCTCACTCAAGTCCATCGAAAGCTGCAGTCAGATAGACATTATGGATCAAACTTCAAGGGCTGTATAGGTGCAATGGATGGAACACATGTTCCTGTTATGGTCTCAGGACGAGATCAACAACGATACTGGAACAGGAAAAATCAATGCAGCATGAATATTCTAGGAATATGCAACTTAGACATGTTGTTCACATATGCATATGTTGGTGTGCCTGGGTCTGCTCATGATGCAAAGGTTCTAGCATTGGCTATGGAAGATCCTATTTTTCCGCATCCACCTTTAGGCAAATACTATCTTGTTGATTCAGGGTATGCTTTACGTCGTGGATATCTGGCACCATATAGACAATCTCGGTACCATCACGGtcagtttcaaaatcaagcaCCATATAGATCCTATTTTTCCGCATCCACCTTTAGGCAAATACTATCTTGTTGTTAG
- the LOC106361025 gene encoding bZIP transcription factor 11-like — protein sequence MDPSSSGSEESLMEQRKRKRMLSNRESARRSRMKKQKLLDDLTAQVNQLKEQNNEILTSVSITTQHYLTVEAENSVLKAQLDELSHRLESLNGIIEFLESTNGTCPNPLTGPEPDDFLVNQMNMNMFCMNQPLMASSDALLY from the coding sequence ATGGATCCGTCGTCGTCGGGATCGGAAGAGAGTCTCATGGagcagaggaagaggaagaggatgcTCTCGAACCGTGAATCAGCGAGGAGATCGAGGATGAAGAAACAGAAGCTCCTCGACGATCTAACGGCTCAGGTGAACCAGCTTAAAGAACAGAACAACGAGATCTTGACAAGTGTCAGCATCACGACGCAGCACTACTTAACCGTCGAAGCAGAGAACTCTGTTCTCAAAGCTCAGCTTGATGAGCTCAGCCACAGGCTTGAATCTCTCAACGGCATCATCGAGTTCCTCGAGAGCACCAACGGGACTTGTCCGAACCCTCTGACTGGTCCAGAGCCTGATGATTTTCTCGTGAACCAGATGAATATGAACATGTTTTGTATGAACCAGCCTCTCATGGCGTCTTCGGATGCGTTACTGTATTAG